The Synergistaceae bacterium genome window below encodes:
- a CDS encoding EAL domain-containing protein, producing the protein MELAPLLTSLLFFGIFAIYLFFGIYAVHLNKDDSLNKTLFLLCLSFAVHSLGVSIASSAPSPESCLIWNKFAFSGHAALYALFLHFVMLLTSTVKKRRGGLFPHLLYLPTIVLIFAFSLSNDFSSSLYKLQSTELGYAHTLERGEWFYAFLTYQVLYVLLGLALLWRWGRGSQDGKIKGQARILMFSAILAFVPPWFMGHLLHSLRLYNVPSLKAFFPLLLLAGMYIAMVKFGLMRTSPDPDDELFLEELTNSKLVFSLGAAFIMGGITTGLAHFFPFAVQSDLSMRSMLQASYIFFLFGFLTLATQFIATLDIRKNAMLLVMLLSIPALTWQFIEYAAITIWVFPVVIMMVTLLFTSRLPLILVTAVAIATQIPVVINAPSDFVIMDTFDYAARISILLVAFFVGLLVNKTYVVRVKEIELQTRSQKLISEISTELVSINISSLDRKANLLLEKIATFFQADRASIFLFDAEREDALYSYEWNAEGVPPVPRHVNPIARDALSKWIDHFSENKFFFIDNTKIISDALSDERGELLQQGVKSAAAVPIEENGEILGFLGMQSTKESRKWSETHTELLNILSNLLADGFIRIRSEKEIELMAYYDQLTGLPNRTLFSDRLAQAIHLAKRNNRLVGVILMDLDSFKMINDTLGHSGGDALLKEVARSLQQRLRRSDTVARFGGDEFLILLNDVADYVSIAKAVEDIMEIFVHPFYVHGQNFFISGSAGAAVYPHDGTDEETLLKNADVAMYMAKSRGKNQYVMCTEDMKDEVMRANELSSELYGVQDRGELVMHYQPQFNLETDEIVGVEAFVRWNHPVMGIIPPGSFIPLAEMNGTIDGIGEWILRSAVGQRKRWTKKAPAGMRIAVNLSVVQLYNPDFVDNLAVILKEARLDPKYLELEIKECAAIRETELVLGKLKKLKKLGVYISIDDFGTECSSLSRLKILPIDRLKIDMPFVQGTERDAKDRTITTTIINLAKGLGVEVMAEGVETESQLNYLRQEECDDAQGFYYGKPMPADDLERLFLMG; encoded by the coding sequence ATGGAGTTAGCACCTCTTCTAACGTCTCTGCTCTTCTTCGGGATCTTCGCTATTTACCTTTTCTTCGGAATCTACGCGGTTCACCTGAATAAGGATGACAGCCTCAACAAGACCCTGTTTCTTCTCTGCTTGTCATTTGCCGTACACTCCCTTGGAGTATCGATAGCAAGCTCCGCCCCCAGCCCGGAGTCATGTCTTATTTGGAATAAGTTCGCCTTTTCCGGACACGCCGCCCTATACGCGCTGTTTCTGCACTTTGTAATGCTCCTTACGAGCACGGTAAAAAAGCGGAGAGGGGGATTGTTTCCACACCTTCTCTACTTGCCGACCATAGTCCTGATCTTCGCGTTCTCTCTATCGAACGACTTCTCATCCTCGCTTTACAAGCTTCAGAGCACAGAACTGGGATACGCCCACACTCTTGAAAGAGGCGAATGGTTCTATGCATTTTTAACGTACCAAGTCCTGTACGTCCTCCTGGGGCTTGCCCTGCTATGGCGATGGGGCAGGGGTTCACAGGACGGAAAGATAAAAGGGCAGGCGAGGATACTCATGTTTTCAGCGATCCTCGCCTTCGTGCCCCCTTGGTTCATGGGCCACCTGCTTCACTCTCTTCGGCTTTACAATGTGCCGTCCCTAAAGGCGTTCTTCCCTCTTCTGCTGCTGGCGGGGATGTATATCGCCATGGTAAAATTCGGGCTGATGAGGACGTCGCCCGACCCGGACGACGAGCTCTTCCTGGAGGAGCTGACCAACTCAAAGCTGGTGTTCAGCCTGGGGGCGGCGTTCATCATGGGCGGGATAACAACCGGCCTTGCCCACTTCTTCCCCTTCGCAGTCCAGAGCGATCTTTCCATGCGCTCGATGCTCCAGGCGAGCTACATCTTCTTCCTCTTCGGGTTTTTGACGCTGGCGACCCAGTTCATCGCGACCCTCGACATCAGAAAGAACGCCATGCTGCTCGTCATGCTGCTCAGCATTCCCGCCTTGACCTGGCAGTTCATTGAGTATGCGGCCATAACCATCTGGGTCTTTCCCGTGGTGATAATGATGGTTACCCTACTGTTCACATCGCGTTTGCCCCTGATCCTCGTCACCGCCGTGGCGATCGCGACACAGATACCGGTGGTCATAAACGCGCCGTCCGATTTCGTGATCATGGACACGTTCGACTACGCGGCGAGGATCAGCATCCTCCTGGTGGCCTTTTTCGTCGGGTTGCTGGTCAACAAGACATACGTGGTCAGGGTGAAGGAGATCGAGCTGCAGACCCGTTCGCAAAAGCTGATCTCGGAGATATCCACCGAACTTGTGAGCATCAATATATCCAGCTTGGACCGGAAGGCAAATCTGCTTCTGGAGAAAATCGCGACATTCTTCCAAGCCGACAGGGCCAGCATATTTCTGTTCGATGCCGAAAGAGAGGACGCTCTCTACTCCTACGAATGGAACGCCGAGGGAGTCCCTCCCGTTCCACGTCACGTCAACCCCATAGCCCGCGATGCCTTATCCAAGTGGATCGATCATTTTAGTGAGAACAAGTTCTTTTTCATCGACAACACCAAGATCATCTCCGATGCTCTCTCGGATGAAAGGGGAGAGCTCTTGCAGCAGGGAGTCAAGTCCGCGGCGGCCGTCCCGATAGAGGAGAACGGGGAGATACTCGGCTTCCTCGGAATGCAGTCGACAAAGGAGAGCAGGAAGTGGTCCGAGACTCACACGGAGCTGCTTAACATCCTGTCGAACCTGCTCGCCGACGGATTCATACGTATCCGCTCGGAGAAGGAGATCGAGCTAATGGCCTACTACGACCAGCTCACCGGCCTGCCGAACCGCACCCTCTTCTCAGATAGGCTGGCCCAAGCCATACATCTTGCGAAGCGTAACAACAGGCTGGTCGGCGTAATCCTCATGGACCTGGACAGTTTTAAGATGATCAACGACACTTTGGGGCACAGCGGAGGCGACGCGCTGCTGAAGGAGGTGGCGCGCAGCCTTCAGCAGCGCCTTCGCAGGTCGGACACGGTGGCCAGGTTCGGCGGAGACGAGTTCCTGATCCTTCTGAACGACGTCGCGGACTACGTCAGCATCGCCAAGGCCGTGGAGGACATAATGGAGATATTCGTCCACCCATTTTACGTGCACGGACAGAACTTCTTCATCTCGGGCAGCGCCGGCGCGGCTGTCTACCCCCACGACGGAACCGACGAGGAGACGCTGCTTAAGAACGCCGACGTGGCCATGTACATGGCCAAATCCAGGGGGAAGAACCAGTACGTGATGTGCACGGAGGACATGAAGGACGAGGTCATGAGGGCCAATGAGCTCTCAAGCGAGCTGTACGGGGTCCAGGACAGGGGCGAGCTGGTCATGCACTACCAGCCGCAGTTCAACCTTGAAACGGATGAGATAGTCGGGGTCGAGGCCTTCGTCCGATGGAATCATCCGGTGATGGGCATCATCCCGCCGGGCTCCTTCATCCCCCTGGCGGAGATGAACGGCACCATAGACGGCATAGGGGAGTGGATACTGCGTTCGGCCGTGGGGCAGAGAAAACGCTGGACGAAGAAGGCCCCGGCCGGGATGAGGATCGCCGTGAACCTCTCCGTGGTTCAGCTCTACAACCCGGACTTCGTGGACAACCTCGCGGTCATCCTGAAGGAGGCCAGGCTGGACCCGAAATACTTGGAGCTGGAGATCAAGGAGTGCGCCGCCATAAGGGAGACGGAGCTGGTGCTGGGCAAGTTGAAGAAGCTGAAAAAACTAGGGGTGTATATCTCGATCGACGACTTCGGGACCGAGTGCTCCTCCCTCAGCCGCCTGAAGATTCTACCGATAGACAGGTTGAAGATAGACATGCCCTTCGTCCAGGGGACGGAGAGAGACGCAAAGGACCGGACCATCACTACAACGATCATCAACCTGGCCAAGGGGCTGGGGGTCGAGGTGATGGCCGAGGGGGTCGAGACGGAATCGCAATTGAACTACCTGAGGCAGGAAGAGTGCGACGACGCGCAGGGTTTCTACTACGGCAAACCGATGCCCGCGGACGACCTCGAGAGGCTTTTCCTCATGGGATGA
- a CDS encoding iron ABC transporter permease, whose amino-acid sequence MNSRHTVAFALMAGLFIVVFLLSMSVGRFPVPFGTVFKAMLSMEPEGGLSPQVETVLFRVRFPRVLLGALVGAGLSCSGTVYQSIFRNPLVSPEFLGASSGAALGAAFAILNGFGWKTVSLFAFLSGISAVGLVVLVNVRSRVDPILGFLLAGIMVGSLCSAGLSYLKLIADPNDSLPAITYWLMGSLASARREDVLFAAPLILSGLSVLFIMRWRINILSVGEEEARSMGVDVRMVRGGSVLGATFVTAACVSVSGVIGWIGLVVPHFARFAVGADCRRSIPASILLGGSLLPATDILSRTLSTSEVPIGILTAFVGAPFLLFLIMRDRRES is encoded by the coding sequence ATGAACTCCCGCCACACTGTCGCCTTTGCCCTCATGGCCGGGCTGTTCATCGTGGTCTTTCTCCTCTCCATGAGTGTGGGGAGATTCCCGGTACCGTTCGGCACCGTGTTCAAGGCGATGCTGTCGATGGAACCGGAGGGAGGCCTGTCCCCGCAGGTGGAGACGGTTCTGTTCCGGGTGCGCTTTCCAAGGGTTCTGCTCGGGGCGCTGGTCGGTGCCGGACTCTCATGTTCCGGAACGGTCTACCAGAGCATTTTCAGGAACCCGCTGGTATCCCCCGAATTTCTGGGCGCTTCGTCCGGAGCGGCCTTGGGCGCTGCGTTCGCGATATTGAACGGGTTCGGCTGGAAGACAGTCTCCCTGTTCGCATTCCTATCCGGCATCTCGGCAGTGGGTCTGGTGGTGCTGGTGAACGTCCGCTCCAGGGTGGATCCTATCCTGGGCTTCCTGCTCGCGGGAATCATGGTCGGCTCTCTCTGTTCCGCGGGGCTTTCCTACCTCAAATTGATAGCGGACCCCAACGATTCTCTGCCTGCGATCACCTACTGGCTCATGGGCTCTCTCGCCTCGGCCAGGAGGGAGGACGTGCTCTTCGCCGCCCCGTTGATTCTATCCGGCCTGTCGGTCCTTTTTATTATGAGGTGGCGCATAAACATCCTGTCCGTCGGCGAGGAGGAGGCCCGCTCCATGGGGGTGGACGTCCGGATGGTGCGAGGCGGTTCCGTGCTCGGGGCGACCTTCGTCACGGCGGCATGCGTATCCGTCAGCGGAGTGATCGGGTGGATAGGGCTGGTGGTTCCGCATTTCGCCCGATTTGCGGTCGGCGCGGACTGCAGAAGGAGCATCCCGGCCTCGATTCTGCTCGGCGGATCTCTGCTTCCCGCCACGGACATCCTGTCGAGGACTCTGTCCACAAGCGAGGTCCCGATAGGGATACTGACCGCGTTCGTCGGGGCGCCCTTCCTCCTGTTCCTGATAATGCGCGACAGGAGAGAGTCATGA
- a CDS encoding ABC transporter substrate-binding protein has product MRGRFVAQASLVLALLLACAPLADARLFVDSAGREVELPSSIERVAPSGPLAQIILYTLAPDKLSGIAAGFSQEAEGYIGGKYLELPLFGQFYGRNVSLNMEALIKAAPQVIVDVGEAKKSIREDMDALQEQVGIPTVFVRATLDTLPEAFIALGDLLGEEERAGMLSRRAGEILSRAASVKDGLRSGEAPGVYAAMGVAGLNTNARGSFHAEVLDRVGACNVADVQPDPKGAGSAVSLEQVLLWDPGVILAETEDVRCRILEDSAWSGIKAVREGRVHRIPNNPYSFVANPPSVNRLLGILWLGHLLYPEKQETNTKEDVVEFFRLFYSIDLSDALYEEVMKDAM; this is encoded by the coding sequence ATGAGAGGAAGGTTTGTTGCGCAGGCTTCGCTGGTGTTGGCGCTCCTGCTGGCGTGTGCGCCCCTGGCGGATGCGAGGCTGTTCGTGGATTCGGCTGGGAGAGAGGTGGAGCTGCCCTCGTCGATAGAGAGGGTCGCGCCATCGGGTCCTCTCGCCCAGATAATCCTCTACACCCTGGCACCGGACAAACTGTCCGGGATAGCGGCGGGCTTCTCCCAGGAGGCCGAGGGGTATATCGGTGGAAAGTACCTGGAGCTGCCCCTCTTCGGACAGTTCTACGGAAGGAACGTCTCCTTGAACATGGAGGCCCTGATTAAAGCGGCGCCGCAGGTGATCGTGGACGTAGGAGAGGCCAAGAAGAGCATCCGTGAGGACATGGACGCGCTGCAGGAGCAGGTCGGAATACCGACCGTTTTCGTCCGGGCGACGCTCGACACCCTCCCTGAGGCCTTCATAGCGCTGGGCGACCTACTCGGAGAGGAGGAGAGGGCCGGGATGCTCTCTCGGAGGGCCGGGGAGATACTGTCCCGCGCGGCGTCCGTGAAGGATGGCCTGCGGAGCGGAGAGGCGCCTGGGGTGTACGCTGCAATGGGAGTGGCGGGGCTGAACACCAACGCCAGGGGATCATTCCACGCCGAGGTCCTGGACAGGGTGGGAGCGTGCAACGTCGCGGACGTCCAGCCCGATCCGAAGGGAGCGGGCAGCGCCGTGTCCCTTGAGCAGGTTCTGCTCTGGGATCCCGGTGTCATACTCGCCGAGACGGAGGATGTGAGGTGTCGGATACTGGAGGACTCCGCGTGGAGCGGCATCAAGGCTGTGAGAGAGGGTCGCGTGCACCGCATACCGAACAATCCGTACAGCTTCGTCGCCAACCCGCCGTCGGTGAACCGACTGCTCGGTATCCTCTGGCTCGGGCATCTCTTATACCCGGAGAAGCAGGAGACAAACACCAAGGAGGACGTGGTCGAGTTTTTCAGGCTGTTCTATTCGATAGATCTCTCGGACGCCCTGTACGAGGAGGTCATGAAGGACGCAATGTAG
- a CDS encoding NAD(P)-binding protein: MDEMKRRIIENCLEKEAAFCTSACPFGLDVREFTARMKRGSFNTAFRLYSNTVAFPAIVAALCDEPCRAACPRGEVDAPVSLRLLEDAAIVHAANRAPNSYNLPAKKERIAVIGAGIGGLACALRLSNKKYHVDLFEMSGRIGGGLWDELDSDAFLKDIELQFSNEKYGLFLDRKITDMEELRRDYDAVYVATGPKGESFGLRPECPDGVPFASALPGVFLGGGLLGAGRMEALNQGLKASLCIEDFFKTGAMRSHVPPPPTRMKLAPGTMAHAPAVLPSSGASYTKEEAASEAARCIQCRCDACVRHCGMMNYFKKFPKRIEEEVRITITPGTLDGDGTVATRLISTCNQCGLCGEVCPEGIDVGEFLRGAHQAMHEKGAMPWAFHEFWLRDMDFSNSRRASLYAPPPSGAPCTFLFFPGCQLGASDPRYVSMTYGFLLERSPGTALGLGCCGAPAVWAGDMALFGSAREKFLREWRELGEPEVILACPTCMTMFERYMPEVECRLLVDVLAESGVSPADRGNGAAVSVFDPCASRNMPGSQRAARDLVRAAGYELAPLPYEGRYAQCCSFGGHIDIAAPNYSAWLADRRRNDGEAPYVVYCSNCRDVLSHEGKPVRHVLDLFFGINDSTSPLPSFDERRRRRERLRTEMLSEHWPGLEPFGGEDGVKSGAKLIMSPELREKMNRGRFLEEDALTAVEQCEASARRVKDPETGRFHGYEEIGYTTYWVEYEPSPEGFILHNAYSHRMKIELED; this comes from the coding sequence ATGGATGAGATGAAACGTAGGATAATCGAGAACTGCCTTGAGAAAGAGGCCGCTTTCTGCACTTCCGCCTGCCCCTTCGGGCTGGATGTGAGGGAGTTCACGGCGCGGATGAAGCGCGGCTCGTTCAACACGGCCTTTCGCCTGTACTCGAACACCGTCGCATTCCCTGCCATCGTGGCCGCACTGTGCGACGAGCCTTGCAGAGCCGCATGCCCGAGGGGCGAGGTGGACGCCCCGGTTTCGCTGAGGCTCCTGGAGGACGCGGCCATAGTGCATGCGGCCAACCGAGCCCCGAACAGCTACAACCTGCCCGCAAAAAAAGAGAGGATAGCCGTGATCGGCGCGGGCATCGGCGGGCTAGCTTGCGCCCTGAGGCTCTCTAACAAGAAGTACCATGTCGACCTGTTCGAGATGAGCGGACGAATAGGAGGAGGCCTGTGGGACGAGCTGGATTCCGATGCCTTCCTCAAGGACATCGAACTCCAGTTCTCCAATGAGAAGTACGGACTCTTCCTCGACCGAAAGATCACGGACATGGAGGAGCTTAGACGGGATTACGACGCCGTGTATGTCGCCACCGGCCCGAAGGGGGAGTCGTTCGGCCTGCGGCCGGAATGTCCCGACGGCGTGCCGTTCGCCTCGGCTCTGCCCGGAGTCTTCCTGGGGGGCGGGCTGCTCGGGGCGGGGCGCATGGAGGCGCTGAACCAGGGACTGAAGGCGTCCCTGTGCATCGAGGATTTCTTCAAGACCGGGGCGATGAGAAGCCATGTCCCTCCTCCTCCCACCAGGATGAAGCTCGCTCCCGGCACGATGGCGCACGCTCCCGCGGTGCTACCGTCGTCGGGCGCTTCGTACACGAAGGAAGAGGCTGCTTCCGAGGCCGCTCGCTGCATACAGTGCCGCTGCGACGCCTGCGTGCGCCACTGCGGCATGATGAACTACTTCAAGAAGTTCCCGAAGAGGATCGAGGAGGAGGTCAGGATAACCATCACCCCCGGCACGCTTGACGGCGACGGCACGGTGGCCACCAGGCTGATCTCCACCTGCAACCAGTGCGGTCTATGCGGAGAGGTCTGCCCGGAGGGGATAGACGTCGGCGAGTTCCTCCGGGGCGCGCACCAGGCGATGCACGAGAAGGGCGCCATGCCCTGGGCGTTTCACGAATTCTGGCTTCGCGACATGGATTTCTCGAACAGCCGCAGGGCCTCGCTCTACGCTCCCCCTCCCTCCGGCGCACCTTGCACTTTTCTCTTCTTCCCCGGCTGCCAGCTTGGCGCGTCGGACCCGAGGTACGTGTCCATGACCTACGGCTTTCTGCTCGAACGGTCGCCCGGCACCGCCCTCGGGCTTGGCTGCTGCGGCGCTCCTGCGGTCTGGGCGGGCGACATGGCTCTGTTCGGGTCCGCCAGGGAAAAGTTTCTTCGCGAATGGCGCGAGCTGGGCGAGCCGGAGGTGATACTGGCATGCCCCACCTGCATGACGATGTTCGAGCGCTACATGCCGGAGGTTGAGTGCAGACTGCTGGTGGACGTTTTGGCCGAATCCGGCGTATCCCCCGCGGACAGGGGGAACGGCGCGGCCGTGTCGGTGTTCGACCCGTGCGCGAGCAGGAACATGCCCGGCTCCCAGAGGGCCGCGAGAGATTTGGTCCGCGCCGCGGGATACGAGCTTGCTCCTCTGCCCTACGAGGGGAGGTACGCCCAGTGCTGTTCGTTCGGCGGGCACATCGACATAGCGGCCCCCAACTACTCGGCCTGGCTGGCCGACCGCAGGCGCAACGACGGAGAGGCTCCCTATGTGGTCTACTGCTCGAACTGCCGCGACGTGCTCTCGCACGAGGGCAAGCCGGTCAGGCACGTGCTGGATCTCTTCTTCGGCATCAATGATTCGACCTCGCCCCTTCCCTCCTTCGACGAGCGCAGAAGGAGGCGCGAACGCCTGAGGACCGAGATGCTGTCCGAACACTGGCCCGGGTTGGAGCCTTTCGGAGGTGAGGATGGGGTGAAAAGCGGGGCAAAGCTGATCATGTCGCCCGAGCTGCGCGAGAAGATGAACAGGGGGCGCTTCCTGGAGGAGGACGCGCTGACCGCGGTCGAGCAGTGCGAGGCGAGCGCGCGCAGGGTTAAAGACCCGGAGACGGGCAGATTCCACGGGTACGAGGAGATAGGCTACACCACCTACTGGGTGGAGTACGAGCCCTCTCCCGAGGGCTTCATCCTGCACAACGCCTATTCGCACCGGATGAAGATAGAGCTGGAGGACTGA
- a CDS encoding response regulator produces the protein MLRTLYRDIVTENTGYLFAGFADDGVSLGSQLASSSIHLVLLDILLPAFNGPEDFRRLRAEQPRVDFIILSSEKAPDIVRGTICSGAFDYLIKPFEWDRFRRALKAYEEYHRSLVGRKRPWKQEDIDRVTGFKKRMADFSRGIPKGFQETLINRITNLLDESELPLSAQDTGRMLGISRSSARRYLEYLAEECGISVKFQFSQVGRPKKLYFIPEKPVDHRREEEA, from the coding sequence ATGTTGCGCACTCTTTATCGCGACATTGTAACTGAAAACACCGGCTACTTGTTCGCCGGCTTCGCTGACGACGGCGTATCCCTCGGCTCTCAACTGGCAAGTTCGTCCATCCACCTGGTTCTATTGGACATACTTCTGCCGGCGTTCAACGGTCCAGAGGACTTCAGGAGATTGCGAGCGGAGCAACCGAGGGTCGACTTCATCATCCTCTCGTCCGAGAAAGCCCCGGACATAGTGAGAGGCACTATCTGCTCGGGTGCCTTCGACTACCTGATAAAGCCCTTCGAATGGGATCGCTTCCGGCGCGCCCTCAAGGCATACGAGGAGTACCACCGCAGCTTGGTCGGGAGAAAACGTCCATGGAAGCAGGAGGACATCGACCGGGTAACCGGCTTCAAGAAACGCATGGCTGATTTTTCCCGGGGAATCCCGAAGGGCTTCCAGGAGACACTGATCAACCGCATAACCAATCTGCTTGACGAGTCGGAGCTTCCCCTATCCGCCCAGGATACCGGGCGGATGCTGGGGATCTCCAGGTCCAGCGCGCGCCGCTACCTGGAGTATCTCGCCGAGGAGTGCGGGATATCGGTGAAGTTCCAGTTCTCCCAGGTAGGGCGCCCCAAAAAACTGTACTTCATACCTGAAAAGCCCGTTGACCACCGGCGGGAGGAGGAAGCATGA
- a CDS encoding ABC transporter ATP-binding protein has protein sequence MSGAGLSVKGLAARYGKRSVLSDVSFEFFGGSLVSLLGRNGSGKSTLFRCILGAIPFRGEIRAGGTDTRRLNPSERARLFAYIPQSHGNACAHTAFEMTLMGTTAALGFWSSPGKRENLRAMRALEEAGISHLANRRCDRLSGGERQLVLIARALAQDAPILLMDEPCSSLDYGHQIGVMACARRLADRGYLVIMSTHSPEHALSFADRAMLLIDGSIERPGTPSEVLSAGALERMYGVPFEPVVLRADAARELMLDYI, from the coding sequence ATGAGCGGGGCGGGCCTGAGCGTCAAGGGCCTTGCCGCACGCTACGGAAAGAGAAGCGTCCTGTCGGACGTATCGTTCGAGTTCTTCGGCGGATCGCTAGTATCCCTGCTCGGTCGCAACGGCTCGGGGAAGAGCACCCTCTTCCGCTGCATCCTCGGCGCGATCCCGTTTCGCGGGGAGATAAGAGCCGGGGGCACGGACACGAGGCGGCTGAACCCATCCGAGAGGGCGCGGCTTTTCGCCTACATCCCGCAGAGCCACGGGAACGCCTGCGCCCACACGGCCTTCGAGATGACGCTGATGGGCACGACGGCGGCGCTGGGCTTCTGGTCCTCGCCTGGAAAAAGGGAGAATCTGCGCGCGATGAGGGCGCTGGAGGAGGCAGGGATATCGCACCTCGCGAACAGGAGATGCGACCGCCTGTCGGGAGGGGAGAGGCAGCTCGTGCTGATAGCGAGGGCGCTCGCGCAGGACGCGCCTATCCTCTTAATGGACGAGCCTTGCTCCAGCCTGGACTACGGCCACCAGATCGGTGTGATGGCATGCGCCAGGAGGCTTGCGGACCGGGGTTACCTGGTTATCATGTCCACCCACAGCCCCGAGCATGCCCTGTCGTTCGCCGACCGGGCCATGCTGCTGATCGACGGCTCGATCGAGCGTCCGGGGACGCCGTCGGAGGTGCTGAGCGCCGGAGCGCTCGAGCGTATGTACGGAGTGCCGTTCGAGCCGGTCGTGCTCCGCGCGGATGCGGCCCGCGAGCTGATGCTCGACTATATTTGA
- a CDS encoding radical SAM protein: protein MKKTARHTYSVCPVCLERIPATQVERDGAIYLEKSCPRHGDFSALLWRGLVDIDSWRGEEPTIATGENESCPHACGLCPEHRQETCCTVLEVTKRCNIRCTFCFADGGEGEDIPLETIHARLNALAKPGKTLVQLSGGEPTVRDDLPEIVRAAFEARCAHVQLNTNGIRLAEDPAYVARLAEAGLSFAFLQFDGTDDEIHRSLRGRDLAEIKSRAIDNCAANNIGVTLVPTLVPGVNTHQVGEIIRYAVARSPAVRGVHFQPVSYFGRIPSQPKDEDRFTLDELLTAIVEQTDGLVGMDTLLPARFTHPLCGFHADFVVTRKQGLYPLHRRGCSCGSPVTADQNRSFITSKWKRPEQDESATETGCCEADLKTLDGFLKFARTFSFTLTSMPFQDAWNLDLERLRRCSLHVFDDGKFVPFCSYYLTAQG, encoded by the coding sequence ATGAAAAAAACAGCCAGACACACCTACAGCGTATGCCCCGTCTGCCTGGAGAGGATCCCCGCAACACAGGTCGAGCGCGACGGGGCGATCTACCTGGAAAAGAGCTGCCCGCGGCACGGTGACTTCTCCGCGCTCCTGTGGCGCGGCCTGGTGGACATCGACTCCTGGAGAGGCGAGGAGCCGACGATCGCGACCGGGGAGAACGAGAGCTGTCCGCACGCGTGCGGTCTCTGCCCGGAGCACCGCCAGGAGACCTGCTGCACCGTGCTGGAGGTGACCAAGCGCTGCAATATCCGATGCACCTTCTGCTTCGCGGACGGCGGCGAGGGCGAGGACATACCCTTAGAGACGATTCACGCCCGTCTGAATGCCCTCGCGAAGCCCGGCAAGACCCTGGTTCAACTAAGCGGCGGCGAGCCGACCGTGCGCGACGACCTGCCGGAGATAGTCAGAGCGGCCTTCGAGGCCAGATGCGCCCACGTTCAGCTCAACACCAACGGCATTCGACTGGCGGAGGACCCCGCCTACGTGGCGAGGCTGGCCGAGGCGGGGCTGTCCTTCGCATTTCTCCAGTTCGACGGCACGGACGACGAGATCCACCGCTCTCTCCGAGGAAGGGACTTGGCGGAGATAAAGAGCCGCGCAATCGACAACTGCGCCGCCAACAATATCGGCGTCACCCTCGTCCCGACCCTGGTCCCGGGAGTGAACACCCACCAGGTGGGAGAAATCATCAGATATGCGGTCGCCCGCTCCCCCGCCGTCCGAGGCGTCCACTTTCAGCCGGTCAGCTACTTCGGTCGCATACCGTCGCAGCCAAAGGACGAGGACCGATTCACCCTGGACGAGCTGCTAACCGCCATTGTCGAGCAGACGGACGGGCTGGTGGGGATGGACACCCTTCTCCCCGCCAGGTTCACCCACCCGCTGTGCGGTTTCCACGCGGACTTCGTGGTCACCCGCAAACAGGGACTCTACCCCCTGCACAGGAGAGGTTGCAGCTGCGGGTCTCCCGTCACGGCCGACCAGAACCGCTCCTTCATCACCAGCAAGTGGAAGCGCCCCGAACAGGACGAGAGCGCGACGGAGACCGGCTGCTGCGAGGCGGACCTCAAGACGCTCGATGGCTTTCTGAAGTTCGCCCGCACGTTCAGCTTCACTCTGACGTCCATGCCCTTCCAGGACGCGTGGAACCTCGACCTGGAGAGGCTGCGCAGGTGCAGCCTGCACGTCTTCGACGACGGGAAGTTCGTACCGTTCTGCTCTTACTACCTGACAGCGCAGGGATAG